One Rhodococcus sp. P1Y DNA window includes the following coding sequences:
- a CDS encoding acyl-CoA dehydrogenase family protein, translating into MDPQNPDVPEDVFADVLKQITQFVRSKVVPRELDIMNSDSIPDDLRRQSADMGLFGYAIPQEWGGLGLDLVQDVEVAMELGYTSLSLRSMFGTNNGIAGQVLVGFGTEEQKARWLPGMAAGEIVASFALTEDGAGSNPAGLRTTAQEDGDGWTINGSKRYITNAPAADMFVVFARLDPKPETGNGIAVFLVAADSAGIVVGVKDAKMGQQGSGTADVTFTDVKVGFDALVGGSGDIGYKAAMTSLARGRVHIAALAVGQAQRALDESVAHAAVSTQGGEPIGNFQLVQAMIADQQVGVMAGRAMVRDAARAWVQNTDRRIAPSAVKLFCTEMVGKVADLAVQIHGGAGYMREVPVERIYRDVRLLRLYEGTSEIQRLIVGGGLIREEQKLNR; encoded by the coding sequence ATGGACCCTCAGAACCCCGATGTACCGGAGGACGTCTTCGCCGACGTGCTGAAGCAGATCACGCAGTTCGTACGGTCGAAGGTGGTTCCGCGTGAACTCGACATCATGAACAGCGATTCCATTCCGGACGACCTCCGCCGTCAGTCGGCAGACATGGGGTTGTTCGGGTACGCGATACCCCAGGAGTGGGGCGGGCTCGGCCTCGATCTCGTCCAGGACGTCGAGGTCGCCATGGAACTCGGCTACACCTCACTGTCGCTGCGTTCGATGTTCGGCACCAACAACGGTATCGCCGGGCAGGTACTCGTCGGCTTCGGAACCGAGGAGCAGAAAGCGAGGTGGCTACCGGGTATGGCCGCAGGCGAGATCGTCGCATCCTTCGCTCTCACCGAGGACGGGGCTGGATCCAATCCCGCCGGCCTCAGAACGACGGCGCAGGAGGACGGCGATGGCTGGACGATCAACGGCAGCAAGCGGTACATCACCAATGCCCCGGCAGCGGACATGTTCGTGGTCTTCGCCCGACTGGACCCGAAGCCGGAGACCGGCAACGGAATTGCCGTGTTTCTGGTGGCGGCCGACAGTGCAGGCATCGTGGTCGGCGTCAAAGACGCCAAGATGGGACAGCAGGGGTCCGGAACGGCCGACGTCACCTTCACCGACGTGAAGGTGGGCTTCGACGCGTTGGTCGGTGGTAGCGGGGATATCGGCTACAAGGCTGCTATGACATCACTGGCTCGGGGGCGAGTGCACATCGCTGCCCTTGCCGTCGGTCAAGCCCAACGGGCACTCGACGAGTCCGTTGCGCACGCAGCGGTTTCCACGCAGGGCGGCGAGCCCATCGGAAATTTCCAACTCGTTCAGGCGATGATCGCCGACCAACAGGTCGGAGTCATGGCAGGTCGAGCTATGGTCCGCGACGCAGCCCGGGCGTGGGTGCAGAACACCGACCGACGTATCGCGCCGTCGGCAGTCAAATTGTTCTGCACCGAAATGGTCGGTAAGGTCGCCGATCTCGCAGTTCAGATCCACGGCGGCGCAGGCTACATGCGCGAGGTCCCCGTCGAGCGAATCTACCGTGACGTCCGACTCCTGCGTCTGTACGAGGGCACCAGCGAAATTCAACGACTGATCGTCGGGGGAGGCCTGATCCGGGAAGAGCAGAAACTGAACCGATGA
- a CDS encoding SRPBCC family protein, with protein sequence MRLKLRRGMPSVELFMATPPASAWNVLVDLDAWSDWGPTVSGAELDEPGPLSMGSTGKVITAVGVALPFRITEFQDGRMWGWTVAGVPATRHEVVPHARGCVVSFGVPLWAPAYLPVMALALPRIERLAKRTSG encoded by the coding sequence ATGCGTTTGAAACTGCGTCGCGGTATGCCATCGGTCGAACTGTTCATGGCGACCCCGCCCGCGTCCGCGTGGAACGTTCTCGTCGACCTCGACGCATGGTCCGACTGGGGGCCCACCGTATCGGGCGCCGAGCTCGACGAGCCAGGTCCGCTGTCCATGGGCTCGACCGGGAAAGTGATCACGGCCGTCGGTGTAGCGCTGCCGTTTCGCATCACCGAATTCCAAGACGGCCGCATGTGGGGTTGGACTGTGGCCGGAGTACCGGCAACGAGACACGAGGTAGTACCCCATGCGCGTGGATGCGTTGTCAGCTTCGGAGTCCCGCTTTGGGCACCGGCCTACCTCCCTGTGATGGCACTCGCACTACCACGGATCGAGCGACTGGCGAAGCGCACATCCGGCTGA
- a CDS encoding enoyl-CoA hydratase-related protein codes for MPYLDRIDDVFVLNLGERDEVDTENRIGPRWLETVGALLDEVEGSDGPTALVTTATGKYFSAGVDLSWGAENLHQVNTFIGSVQTLLSRILTFPMQTVAALQGHTFGGAAFLSMAHDHRIMRSDRGFLCFPGVSIGASYSPGTVDMVAAKLAPHAFHEALTTGRRYGGDDAALLGLVDAAVPADRVLGEAVARASALVSTRGNVLGDIKRTMYARVLDSLETPVSGVDEQEWTSR; via the coding sequence ATGCCCTACCTCGACAGAATCGACGACGTTTTCGTACTCAACCTCGGAGAGCGAGACGAGGTCGACACGGAGAACCGTATCGGTCCGAGATGGCTGGAGACGGTCGGCGCCTTGCTCGACGAGGTCGAGGGCTCCGACGGTCCCACGGCACTCGTCACGACGGCAACAGGCAAATACTTCTCGGCCGGCGTCGATCTGTCCTGGGGTGCTGAGAACTTGCATCAGGTCAACACGTTCATCGGCTCGGTCCAGACTCTGTTGTCACGCATTCTCACCTTCCCGATGCAGACCGTGGCGGCGCTCCAAGGTCACACCTTCGGCGGAGCCGCGTTCCTGTCGATGGCGCACGACCATCGGATCATGCGCTCGGACCGCGGTTTCCTCTGCTTTCCGGGGGTGAGCATCGGAGCGAGCTACAGTCCGGGGACAGTCGACATGGTCGCGGCAAAATTGGCTCCCCATGCCTTTCACGAGGCGCTGACCACCGGACGACGGTACGGCGGGGACGATGCGGCACTACTCGGACTCGTCGACGCAGCAGTACCCGCAGATCGAGTACTGGGCGAGGCTGTAGCCCGCGCGTCTGCTCTGGTCAGCACGAGAGGAAATGTCCTCGGCGACATCAAGCGGACGATGTATGCCCGCGTACTCGATTCACTGGAGACGCCCGTGTCAGGCGTCGACGAGCAGGAATGGACGTCGCGCTAG
- a CDS encoding SRPBCC family protein — MSSPTRVHIEHDFASDPATVFEALSEHENLGPVFKSKIDRVCDGDSTRNGVGSTRRLKIGPLPAFEETTTTSQPNSLIEYRITKGSPLRGHWGVQRLSPTADGGTHLDYTIGFDAPVPGLAFVVGKILTLAISQGLRTLAP, encoded by the coding sequence ATGAGCTCCCCCACCCGAGTGCATATCGAGCACGACTTCGCATCCGATCCTGCGACCGTTTTCGAGGCATTGTCCGAACACGAGAACCTCGGTCCCGTGTTCAAGTCGAAGATCGACCGGGTCTGCGACGGCGACTCGACCCGCAACGGTGTCGGTTCGACGAGGCGGTTGAAAATCGGTCCGCTCCCCGCATTCGAGGAAACCACGACGACGTCGCAGCCGAACTCGCTGATCGAGTATCGAATCACCAAGGGCAGTCCGTTGCGTGGTCATTGGGGCGTCCAGCGCCTCAGCCCAACCGCCGATGGGGGCACCCACCTCGACTACACCATCGGCTTCGACGCACCCGTCCCTGGCCTGGCATTTGTCGTGGGCAAGATCTTGACGCTGGCCATCTCGCAGGGGCTTCGCACTCTCGCACCATGA
- a CDS encoding Fpg/Nei family DNA glycosylase: MPELPEVENARQVVEKALGRVITDIDDTDSFECRPHGPGDIARALEGGTLVEARRRGKAMWCETTTSDGSAGPTLGIHLGMGGRIIVTAPDGEQTSKYGGGDPHVGERDTDKPEWTRFTMTFDDGGQLRLFDKRRLGRVRLEPDIDALGPDAAEISRDDFRARVGSSAAPLKARLLDQAAIAGIGNLLADEVLWQSAQSPARRAKSLTTDELDELRIVLRRAIRAAIKKGGVHTGEIIPFRNADALCPRCGAPMTRGTVGGRTTWWCSEEQK, translated from the coding sequence ATGCCCGAACTCCCCGAAGTCGAGAACGCCCGGCAGGTCGTCGAGAAGGCGCTGGGACGCGTCATCACCGACATTGACGACACCGACTCGTTCGAATGCCGCCCGCACGGACCAGGCGACATAGCGCGCGCACTCGAGGGCGGCACACTCGTCGAAGCACGTCGGCGGGGTAAAGCGATGTGGTGCGAAACCACCACATCAGACGGGTCCGCTGGACCAACACTCGGTATTCACCTCGGAATGGGTGGGCGAATCATCGTCACAGCGCCGGATGGTGAGCAGACCTCCAAGTATGGCGGCGGAGACCCTCATGTGGGTGAGCGGGACACCGACAAGCCGGAATGGACTCGCTTTACGATGACGTTCGACGACGGCGGTCAGCTGCGCCTTTTCGACAAGAGACGCTTAGGCCGAGTCCGACTCGAGCCCGACATCGATGCGCTCGGCCCCGATGCGGCAGAGATCAGCCGCGACGACTTTCGAGCACGAGTCGGTTCGAGCGCCGCACCTCTCAAAGCCCGGCTGCTCGACCAGGCTGCGATCGCGGGTATCGGCAATCTACTGGCCGACGAAGTGCTGTGGCAGAGTGCGCAATCGCCGGCCAGACGCGCCAAGTCCCTGACCACCGACGAACTCGACGAGTTGCGGATCGTGTTGCGACGCGCCATACGTGCAGCCATCAAGAAGGGCGGCGTTCACACGGGTGAGATAATTCCGTTCCGGAACGCCGACGCTCTGTGCCCCCGTTGCGGCGCACCCATGACGCGTGGGACCGTCGGCGGCCGAACGACATGGTGGTGCTCCGAGGAACAGAAGTGA